The DNA window AGTTGGACGAAATCTTTCCCGGTCCGGGAGGCGCAGCTCCTGAAGCCTACGCCTGGTAGCCGCGTCAATCCGCCGCCCAATCGATCATTTCACGCTGGATCTCCGGCGGCAGTTCGATGAATCGGGCGCTGAACCGGCCCACCCGGACGATCAGGTCGGGATGTCTCGCCGGTTCAGCCCGGGCCGCTTCAAGCTCGCTGCGGGACACGACCGAGACCATCACCTGCGAGCCTCCGGACTCGAAATAGCCATCGAGCAGAGCTTCCATCTTCGGACGGTTCTTCTGGAAGTAATCCCGATCAAACCTCAGGTGATGGATATAGCCCGTATGGACCGACGATTCCACCGCTGCCAGTGAGTTGAGCAGGCCGACGATTTGCCTGTGATCCGCGCCTGCTGCCGGGGTGATCTGGGCGGCCAACGGGGCGCCTTGTGGACGTCCATCGGCCGACGCCTCACAATCCTTCCCCGCTGTGGCGTTTCCGCGGTTGGTGATGTGGACCAGCAGGAAAAAATCGAGATCCACCTCCTCGGCCTGTTGCCTCACGGCCATCGCCGCCTGGTCCGAAACCCGGCAGACCATGGCATCGGCCTCTTCATCGTCATGACCGAACTTCGGTGCCGCTCGCATCAATTGAACCCGCGCCGCCGCGTCCTCAGTGCGGCCTTCAAGTCCCGCGAGCATTTCATCCGGAGTCATCAAGCCGTTCTCATAGACCAAATGCCTGATTGCGGTCAGGCTGTCCGCCGCGTTGATCAGGCCGTGCGACTCGACCACGCCACCGGTGTAGACCGGACCCCGGTCGACCACGGAATGGCCATTCTCCAGGCATCCGTTGTAAAGCATGCTCGGGTAAAGCAGGGCGACGGAGTCGTTTTCCACTTCAAATTCGAGCACATGGCGCCGGGCCAGTTTCCCGGCGAAATACGCCATCTGCCGGCCGAAAGCGGCGAAGAGTTCCTCGAAATCACGGAAATCACGGAACTCCCCCAGGGCCAGACCCAGACTCTTCCCGGTCCGGGGATCCCGTCCGTTGTGGAGGGTGACCTCCAGCGTCTTGAGCAGGTTCAGGCGACAACTGGGGGATCCAAAGCTCCGGTGATCCAGTGCGTATTCTCCATCTCCATACGGGAAATAGTGCTCGGCGTCCTCTTCCGGTACGTCGAAGACCCGGGCCACTTCCGGTATGATGACGTCGTCGTTGTAGAGGATGGGAAACGTCCTTCCCTCTCCGATGACCTCGAACGCCTTTGCCAGCAGTCCGGGACTCATCCCACGGTGGACGCGGAGACAAAGTTGCGGAGTGGACTCAAGAACCGTCCGGGTCGCCTCCATCGCAAGGAGCGCGAATCGGTCGGCCTTGGCCGGATTGCGTCGTCCGCGCCCACCCAACATGATCCGGCTGCTGAAAACCAGATCCCGGTTGGCGATCATCCGCCAGAGCGCCTGAAGAAGCCGGAGGGATTCCTCCTCCGTCAGCCGGCCGTTGTCCAGATCCCGTGTGAGAAGGTCGCCCAGATAAATATCCATCCGGCCATGGTCGACAGCCCCCGAAACCAGGGTGTAGAGCCAGGTCAGCTGGATACCCTGGGACAGTGTTTCGGGCCGGGAGACAATCAGGTGATCGAGATCGTCCGCCATGCGCAAAGGACTCCCCGTCGGCGGGCACCCAGGGCAGCCCGGCCGCCAGATCCGCGCGCCTGGTTGCCGTAGTGGTGAATGATATCGATCAGAAGGCAAAGAGCGCTCGTCCATGCCCTCGAAGAGACCCGCATCTCCGGCCCGTGGCCGCAGGCGCGGTCGAGACCGTTTTCCACTTCGTTGATCAGACCGGGAATACCCACCCGGATCAGCTTGTCGTAATTGACGAGGACCCCGGAGAGTCGTCCGGTCATCCGCGCGACCGGGTTCGAAGTGGACTCGAGAAGGTCGTGCGGCAGGTCGGCGTGAGACGTCCCGTGACGGTCGCTTCCTCCCGCCAGAATTCGATCATTTCCGTAATCCCTGAGCGCGTTCCGCGGCCGAAACGGTTGCGGTGCTCATCTGCCTGAGTATCTCATCTTTTTCCCGGCAGTAGTAGCCCGGTCCGCCCGTGGCTTGTTCGAGGCCCAGGCCGACCAGAGGATAAGAATCGATCCTGCCGGCAAAATCGTCATTTTCACTGATCGGGCCGAGCAGATGAGGCAGGAGAACCCGCAGGCAGGCTGCTTCTCGAACTGCGGGGTGGTCACCCTGGTGCGCCTTGTAGGTCTCGGTGAAATGCAGCTCGAATTCGAAGACACGAGCCTGCGCAGCGGCCATGAGGTCACGGCCGCGTGGAGAATCAACGTCCATCGCCATAGCTGGATTATTGCTGAATCGGGAGCACGATGCACCTCGTTAATTCGCCCTCCGGAGAATATCAGCCGACCTTCATCCGTGGATAAGCCGGCGAATTCCGACAATCCTTCCCTTACCTCGCGCGGTTCGTGCACCTTAATTGGCTGCCAATGACAACCAGACTATCTCCCGAAAACACTCCCATTGCCTTTATCGGAACGGGCGTCATGGGCAAGGCATGGCCGGTCATCTTCTCACGGCCGGCTACCCGCTCCGGGTCCACAATAGGACCCGGGCCCGGGCTGAGGAACTGATCGCATCGGGAGCCCGCTGGTTCGACAGCCCGGGGAGAGGCCGCCAAGGGTGCCCGGGTCGTCATCACGATCGTCGGTTTTCCCGCGGACGTCGAAGCGACCTATCTTGGAAGAGGCGGTATTGTCGAGCGGGCTCCGGAAGGTGCCTTCCTGATCGATATGACAACCTCGAGTCCCGAGCTTGCCCGCCAAATCCAGCAGGCTGGCCGGAAACGGGGACTGCATGTGCTCGACGCGCCGGTTTCCGGGGGCGACGTGGGCGCGGCCTGCCCTGTCCATCATGGTCGGTGGAGACCCGGTCGACTTTGAGACGGTGCGCCCCCTTTTCGAGATCATGGGCAAGAATATCGTCCTGCAGGGGCCCGTCGGGAGTGGCCAACATACCAAGATGGCCAACCAGATCGTCATCGCGGCAAGCATGGTCGCGGTCAGTGAAGCACTCGTTTACGCCAAGCGGGCCGGCCTGGATCCGGAGACCGTTCTTCAGAGCATCGGGGGAGGGGCCGCGGCAAGCTGGACCCTGAACAACCTCGGCCCCCGCATGATCGCCGGCAATTTCGCGCCCGGCTTTTACGTCAAGCACTTCATCAAGGACATGCGCATTGCCATCGAGTCAGCGGAGGCGATGAATCTGGACTTGCCGGGACTTCGTCTGGCCAAGCGGCTCTACGACCAACTGGCGGCCGAAGGCGGTGAAAACGATGGCACCCAGGCACTCTACCGCCTGATTGACCGATAATTCCCCCCAGCGCGTCGTCCCCGGCGCACTCTGACGTGATCGGGCGACCGGCCAGACTCAGGTCTGATCGCTGTGCGCTTCCGCACCGCAAGGTGCGTGGCCAACGAAAAGAGCAATCCATCCATCGGGTTTCAACCTGGGATCCAGCTCATGAACGACGAATCGACGACCCGTCGAGTTCTCCAGGAGAACCTTTCCATCGTCGTGGCGGCGGATCACCACGCAGCGATCCCGGATGACGAAGATATAGGTATCTTCTTCTCCGGTCGCTGGGTAGGCATCCACCGCTCCCGGCACGGGTTTGCACCCGGATTCCGTTCGGTAATACGTTACCCGATCATTGATTTCCAGATGTCTCATGAGAGTGGTCCCCGCCCAACCTCCTCAGGCGGGGGATCCACCCGGAGAGAGATGGGATCGGGACCCCCGTAAGGTACGTGGCAAACGCCAGCCGGTCAACGGGGAAACGCGGAATCGTCGAGGATGCGACGGGAAGCAGTCCGGGTGCTCCCGGAGGCCCGGTGGTCAGCCACACAACAAACGCTGGTGGGCCTGGTGGGCGGGCGGCGGCCTGCCGGCCTGATCCCCCCTGCGAAAAGGCCCGCCCTACCGACTGAAGCCCCCGTCAATTCGTGCGTGATGGTCGATTACCCCTGTTCCAGCGCACGATTGGCCCGGATCAGCCTA is part of the Opitutaceae bacterium genome and encodes:
- a CDS encoding pyruvate formate lyase family protein, which produces MADDLDHLIVSRPETLSQGIQLTWLYTLVSGAVDHGRMDIYLGDLLTRDLDNGRLTEEESLRLLQALWRMIANRDLVFSSRIMLGGRGRRNPAKADRFALLAMEATRTVLESTPQLCLRVHRGMSPGLLAKAFEVIGEGRTFPILYNDDVIIPEVARVFDVPEEDAEHYFPYGDGEYALDHRSFGSPSCRLNLLKTLEVTLHNGRDPRTGKSLGLALGEFRDFRDFEELFAAFGRQMAYFAGKLARRHVLEFEVENDSVALLYPSMLYNGCLENGHSVVDRGPVYTGGVVESHGLINAADSLTAIRHLVYENGLMTPDEMLAGLEGRTEDAAARVQLMRAAPKFGHDDEEADAMVCRVSDQAAMAVRQQAEEVDLDFFLLVHITNRGNATAGKDCEASADGRPQGAPLAAQITPAAGADHRQIVGLLNSLAAVESSVHTGYIHHLRFDRDYFQKNRPKMEALLDGYFESGGSQVMVSVVSRSELEAARAEPARHPDLIVRVGRFSARFIELPPEIQREMIDWAAD
- a CDS encoding NAD(P)-dependent oxidoreductase, yielding MVGGDPVDFETVRPLFEIMGKNIVLQGPVGSGQHTKMANQIVIAASMVAVSEALVYAKRAGLDPETVLQSIGGGAAASWTLNNLGPRMIAGNFAPGFYVKHFIKDMRIAIESAEAMNLDLPGLRLAKRLYDQLAAEGGENDGTQALYRLIDR